The Pseudomonadota bacterium nucleotide sequence AATGTCGTGCGCGGCCAATAGCGGATCCGGATTGCCATTAGGGCCCTCGGGATTCACGTATATCAAACCCATCTGCACGGCAGCGAGGCCTTTTTGGAGTTTGCGATCGCCTTTGTAGCGCTTATCCGCGAGGAATTCGTTCTCTGGCCCCCAGTAGACCAAGTCGGCTTCCCAGTCGTCTTCGCGGCCGCCGGCAAAGCCGTAGGTTTCAAAGCCCATGGATTCGAGCGCGACGTTCCCCGTGAGCACCATCAAGTCGGCCCACGAGACGTTCGCGCCGTATTTTTTCTTGATGGGCCAAAGCAACCGACGCGCCTTGTCGAGGTTGGCGTTATCCGGCCAGCTATTGAGTGGCTCGAAGCGCTGCTGTCCACCAGCGGCACCGCCGCGACCATCTGCAATGCGGTAAACCCCTGCGCTGTGCCAGGCCATGCGAATAAAAAACGGACCATAGTGACCATAGTCGGCGGGCCACCAGTCCTGCGAGTCGGTCATGACCGCCTCGATGTCTTTTTTCAGTTCATCGAGATCGACGGACTGAAACGCCTTCGCGTAGTCAAACTCGGTGCCGAGTGGATTGGACGTCGCACTGTGTTGTCGCAGTGGCGCTAGGTCGAGCTGATCCGGCCACCAGAATTGGTTAGATCGCGCTTCACCTTCTGCCGCGGTTGGCAGGGTGAAGGCGGTGAGTATCGTCGCGATTGCGACGAACAAAAGCACTGTTCGCATAGTTTCGCCCTCAAATTGTCGTTAAACGATGTGCGCAAACCGGGGCGGTCGATAGAATCTATGGCCAAGCGGGTCGTGCGGTCAGGGTGCGTGGCGCAAATCGATCTTCCCAGGGTTAACGTCATCCTAGGTTGAGCGTATTAATTTGACAAATTGATTATTGGTATTGAAATCATAGGCAGTGTCTATGCTGCGGTGCGATGTAGTGAGAATCAGATTGCGTTGCCACTGGGTTTTCGTGGACAGGCCAATCCACGAGGGGTGGATCGCATGAGGTAGAGCTGATCGCTAGCACGACGCCAGGCCACGTCGAGCCGTTTCGACGACAAGAGTTTACGTTGCGAAGCAACGAAGGCCCGTGGCGTTACGATAGATAGGCCGATAAATCGAAGATCTCGACGGCCCGTGACGTACCCGATCCACCGGGTTTGCGCGCACCACCTACCACATAGGCGTTTGCGCCAAATCGTACGGCACCGAGACCATGGCGAGGCTCGGGCAGCGGTGGCAGGGCCGTCCAGGCGTCTCGTTTGAGGGAGTAGTGCCACACCTCTTTAAACACCCCCGCTGAGGGCGTAAAAATTTCGCCGCCGAACACAATTAGACCATCGTCCACCACAACGCTTGCGGTACCGGCCTGCGGCAAAGGGAGGGGTCGCGCGCTATGCCATGTGTCCTCGGTGAGGTTGTAACATTCCGTGGTGTCGAGATTGCCCGCCGCCGTTCGACCGCCGGTAACGATCAGCGTATCGCCAACCCAACCGCCCGTTGCACTGTTACGAGGGGTCGGTATCGGCGCGTGAGACCGCCATGTTGTCTCGCTCGGATGCCAGCTCCAATGGGCACGAATCTCCTTATGGTGCGCGCGCTTGGTGTTTTTAGTACCGCGCGGGCTTTGTCCTGTGACAACATGGATGCGCTGATCCGGTGAGGTCGCCGCAACGCCCTCAGCCTGCATGGCTGGCATGTCGATAACCGGCTGCCAACCTTCTTCGGTATGTTCAAGCACCGATGCACGCATGCGCCAGATGTGCGTGAGCCCACCATTGAATCCTCCGAACAAGAACAAACGCGAATCGAATGACATCAAGGCGCCATGATGCCGCGCCTCGGGCAGCGTGCTGTGGGTGCGCCAGGTATCGGTCGACGGGCAATACGCCAACACATCGTCCGGAAAAAACGGGATGCCCGCACGCTTACCGATACCACCCGCCACTAACAGTTCGCCTTTGTGCTTGGCCGGGTAAATCTCTTGCACGGCAAACGGCATGTCGGCGCCTCTCGACCAGGTTGAGTGTTGCTTGGCGTTGGCGAGCGAACTCACAAAGGGTAAGCCGGCGAGAAGTTTCAGGCTGTGTCGTCTGTCCATAACAGTGGGCTCGCTCAATGAGTGTGAGGGGAAGCAGTTTAGCATTGGCTAAAAGCGCGTCGGTGTCCAAATCATTTCATATTCGATCAGCCTAAGAGTGCGTTTGCGGTGGATACGTGGGTTTGCGCGATAAAGCGAGTAGCCGATCGCGCTATACTAATCGTATGGTGCTGCCGACAACCCTGTCGCTTGTAAGGTCCACGATGAGTCTAACGCTCGTTGGGTTCGTTAGCGCCTGGACCGCATCGAGTGTGTTCGCTCAAATGCCGCCCATTCAGCGCGCCTCGATTGAATGGGTTGTGACCGGACAGTTTTGCGAACCCGAAACCGTATTGCCCTTGCCAGATAACACGTTGCTTGTCTCCAATGTGTGTGGGTTTAGCAAAACGGGCAGCGGTTTCTTATCCCGCCTCCACGCTGACGGCACTGTGCGGAACTGGCGCGAAGTCGACGGATTGGATTCGCCACTTGGCATGGCCCTGCACGAAGACGAAGTCTATGTTGTCGACGCGAATCGGGTGCGGGTGCTGGCGCTGCCTGCTTTGGCCCAAGTGCGCCTCATCGAATTGGACACGCGTGTGGCCAACGATATTGCGATTGGCCACGATGGCACGCTGTTTGTGTCCGATTCAGCTCGACATCAGGTGGTGCAAGTCAGTCCGTCCGGCAAACAGTCGATAATCGGTGAAGCCGGAGCGTTTACATCCGCGAACGGACTGGCGGTGGAAGGCCGTCATGTGTATGTCGGGGGAGAACGTCTATGGTGCGTTCATTTAGATACCGGCCAGATCACGACAATCGGGCCCGACTGGCTTGGGGATATCGACGGCATTGAGTTTGAACGGGATGGGTCGCTGCAAATCACCGTCGTCGGCGGACCATTAGTGAGGCTACGCAACGGGGCGTATGAGGTGATTGGCGGAGAGGGCGTCAGCAGCACCAACCATGCGTATCTGCCGACGTCTCAACTGGCCGTCATTCCGACAGGCTACGACAACACGGTCGTTGCGGTTCGACTCTCCGAATGAATACTTAACACGATGACCACCGCGTTCATTACTCACCCATTATTTTCTCAGCACGATGGGCATGCTGGCCACCCCGAATGTTCCGCGCGTCTCGATGCAATTGTCCGTGCACTCGAACAGCGCGAACTCATGTCGACACTTGTGCAGTATGACGCGCCGCGCGCACCCGTAGAGCAGGTGCTGCGTGCGCATACTGCGCAACTACTCGATGAGCTTGAGCGCACATCGCCAACCTCAGGCATTGCGCACATCGATGCCGATACCTTTATGAATTCATTTTCTCTCGAGGCGGCGTGGCATGCGGCAGGTGCTGTGTTGTTGGCCACCGAACTGGTGGCGACCCGTCGTGTGCACAATGCATTTTGTGCCGTGCGCCCGCCGGGGCACCACGCGGAACGGCATCGCGCCATGGGTTTTTGTCTGATCAACAGTGTGGCTGTCGGAGCCTATGCGGCGCTCGAAGACCACGGCTACGAGCGCGTGGCGGTGGTGGATTTTGATGTGCATCACGGTAACGGCACCGAGAACATTCTCGCTGGCGACGATCGAATTTTATTTTGCTCGACGTTCCAACACCCGTTCTATCCCTACGACGGCGCGGATACCAAGGTAGACAATATCGTCAACACCCCACTGCCTGCCGGCACGAGTAGCGCCGAGTTTCGAGCGGCCATCGAGCGAGACTGGCTGCCCGCGCTCATTGAGTTTCATCCCGACATACTTTTCATTTCCGCGGGTTTCGATGCCCATTCTGAGGACCCGCTCGCGCAGTTTGATCTTAAGGACGAAGACTATACCTGGGTCACTGATCAACTTCTGACTGTCGCAGATCGTTGTTGCGGGGGACGGATCGTGTCGTCTTTGGAGGGGGGCTATGCGTTGGGCGCTTTGAGCCGATGCGCAGCACTTCATATCAGTCGACTGCTCACCAACGTCGCAAAAGCCCACTGATTATTCTGTGTGCGTGCGTCGTCGAACCGACGTGCTCGTGCGACCATCCCAGCCTCTTACTATTGAGCGCCGTTCGCCCGTTCCGACCCAACTATTCGGCGGAGCATAGTCGCTCTCTACGCGCGTCGTTCCACCAACCCGGCACGAGCTGGTGTCGGGTATCGAAGACTCATTGCAAATGAAATTGGTTAGTCAACGCGTTTCGCTCGAAGCTTAATTTTCGCTGATTGACACTCTAAACCTCGCGCTAACGTCGTGTTTGGGGTTCTTCAGAGCGTGCTATTACGCCGCATACGCGCCTTCTTTGTGTGTTCAGGTGATCACGTATCACCATGAAAAAGAATAAGAAACTGGTGATAACAACTCGATAACACCGAAATAACAGTTAGGTCACGGCAATTGATTGACCCTGCGCCAATGCACTGCCCATGCTCAGCTCACGACGAGTCGCAAGCGGGAAGAGCGCCCTATGAATAGTGGTTCTTTCTCCAACGCGCAAGCGCCTAAAGAATAACTGTGTAACGGAGATTCCAATGAATAAATTCTCAATGTTAATTGCTGGCGCGTGTCTCTGCGTCTTACTTGGTTCAGGGCCAAGCACGATTGCAGGGGACTGCCATGAAAACTGTCGTGACTTCTCGAACAAGACAGTTGAAGTCAGACTGGGGGATCAATATGTCACCGTCGAAATTATTAATGGTCAGGCGATTTATCAAGGCGATATTGTCCTTGGCAAAATTACAGAGTCCAAAGAGGGGCACCATATTGAGGAATTTCAGGGTCGAAGCATTGGGATTACTGGCGAGCAATATCGATGGCCTGACGGAGTTGTCAGTTATGAGATAGACCCATCGATTACCACAACGCAACTTTCTGCCATCACAATGGCAATCAACCATTGGATAGATCGCACTGACGCGGTGTTCAATGAAACAACCACCGGTGACCGCATCGTATTCCGCCAGCAGAGTACGGGCGTTTGCTCGTCCTCAGTCGGTCGACGCGGTGGCGTACAGTACATCACACTTGATCCACTGTGTGGATTCGGCGCGATCGTTCACGAAATTGGCCACGCAATTGGATTGTGGCATGAGCAGAGCCGGGAGGACCGTGATCAGTATGTGCAAATCAACTTCGAAAACATAACGCCTGGCCGTGAGCATAATTTCGATATACACGTCGTTGATGGAGATGATATCGGCGACTATGACTACGATTCGATCATGCACTACGGTGCCTTCGCATTTTCAGAAAACGGTCTACCGACGATTGAGGTGCTGCAAACGCTACCACCGGGTGTGTCTATTGGCCAACTTGACGAGCTGAGTGATGGTGACATCGAAGGTGGGCGCTTGCTGTTGGGCACCGGAGGCGATCTCGACGGCGACGGTATTTATGACCTGAGCGACAACTGCCTGCTCGTCAGTAACAGTGATCAACGAGACACTGACGGGGACGGATACGGCAATATTTGTGACCCGGACTTTAACAACGATTTAATCGTTAACGCGGTGGACCTAGGATTTTTGCGACTAAAGTTCTTTACGTCCGATGCGAACGCCGATCTGAATGGTGACGGCATCGTAAACGTCACAGATCTTGGGCTGTTACGGGCTATGTACTTCGAACCTCCCGGTCCGTCTTATGTTGGCAACATTACGCCGCAGATTCCAACACTCACAGCGATTACAGATGGCTTAGTTGGTGCAGTCTTCGTTGATGCCGACGGAGATTATTTTGTTGAATGGTCTAACGTCAATGGTGCCTACTCTTACACGCTCACCCGTACACGACTCACCCCGCCAAACATCGGGGAGCTCGTGGAGTACACGCTTAGTGGTAATAGTTTGCATGAGCAAGGCGTAACCCAAGGCGACTATCACTACAAAGTGAAAGCCTGCACGCTGGGCGGTTTATGCAGCGAATTCAGTTTGCCCATTGAAGTCGCGGTAGAACTCGAAATCATCGATTGATCATCACACTAAATCGTTCCAGTAGCGGGCATGAATACCGCTACTGGAACACGTTCTAAACAAAGAACTGGGCGACGCTTTTCGGCCCCACAACTCTTGGAGGTAAGGATGAGTAACTTCAAATGTGTCCATGTGTTTTTACTCAAACTGTTCACAGTATTTTTCGGTTTAGCCCACTCAGTTTCGTTTGGCGACACGTTAGAGGTAGCACCGATACCTAATGCACCAACTAGTGGCGAGTTCTCGACATCGCTTACCGTTACGGATCCTTGCGCAGAAGTCTCGCAAGGGCAGTACGTCGTGCTGCCAAATCAAACCTGGTATAAGAGTGATGCTTGCGACGATCCAGCGGTTCCCAATAGCGTGAACGGCCTCCCCTGGTTAGGTAACGGCGTTTGCCAGGACGAGCCAGAGGTTTGCCAGGATGGTGAGATCGGTAGACCGGCGACCTTTCGCTCGAGTCACGCATGCCCTCGTGGGTATTTTCTTACGGCTGGCGCATGTCGACTTGGTAATGGACCGGCCGATGACAAAAACGCTGGGCCGAAGGCCTGCGTTGGTAACCCCATCAACGTAGCAACAGGGAATAAGTATCAAAAGCAGGTAGATTACGCCCAAAGCAGCCTGGGACTCATGTTGAGTCGTTACTACAACAGTGAAGACACAACCCCTCCTTATTTGCCGACCAATCCAGATCGGCAAACATTTCAATTTGGTAACTGGCGCTCTAACTTCGATAAATATATCGATGCACCTATCTCACCACCAACCAGTGGTGGCAATGACCCCATCGTATCGGTCAGGGCAGTGCGCAACGACGGTAACGCCTATAGTTTCAATCAAGTCGGGGCGCAATGGATTTCCGACGGTGATGTGGATCTTCGCCTAGAATCGGTGAGCGACGGGTGGCAGTTAACGACAACACAAGGCACGACCGAATTGTACGACGAGAGTGGCCGGCTCGTCGGAATGCGATCGATCGATGGCACGCAAGCGTCAATTGTGTACTTAAACGACGGCTTTTTAATCGATTCAGTAGAAGGACCATTCGGGCATAGCATTCGCTTCAATTACAACTCAGATAATCAGGTCGAATTTGCAACTCTGCCCGACGGCGACCAGATTGAGTTTGCTTACACAAATGGCTTACTTACCGGCGTGATTTATCCTGCCGATGAATATCCCAATCAGCGCACACTGACGTATTTGTACAACGAGCCACTATTTACCGGATTCAATGATCTACCTGGGGCGCTGACCGGAATCGTTGATGAGTCGGGTACTCGCTATGCAACGTACACCTATCAGGAGGACGGTAAATGCACAGGGTCTCAACACGGTTTAGGAGAAGATCTCAACAATGTCGTGCGTATTGAATATGGCAATAGCAGCGTCTTTGTACGTGATTCAGCGAATGCACTGATGTCAACTATTGACTACGACATTCCTTCAGACGACGGTGTTTTGCGAATTATCGGTTCAATTGGCGCCGGTTGTCCAAGCTGCGGGTCGTCGGCGTCACTGGGTTACAACGACGACGGGTATGTGAATGAATCGGTCGACAGGGTAAATGTGCGCACTGCCTTTACTAAGAATGACCGTGGATTGGTGGAAACTGTGACCGAAGCGTCCAATACGCCAGCGGAACGCGATTCGCAGTTTGACTGGCACCCAATTTACTCCCTACCAGTGGAAATGCGAACCGAGAGCGTTCTGTCCCTACCTGGGCAATGGCGCCGAGAGACCATGCAATACAATCCTTCTGGATGGCTTTTGTCGTATGGCGTTACAGGGTTTGCACCTGATCTTGAGAATTCGGGCGGTGATCCATTGCCTGTTTCAAGGCTTGCTACGCTGCATTACTGTGGTGACGGAACCCAGCTGGCCAATAGCCTATGTCCTGTTACTACCCCTGATGGGAGTGATTACGAAAATTTGACAGGCCAATTGAATGTGATTGACGGTCCGCGACCCGATTCGGACGCGAACGACCGCGTGCGATTCGCGTATCACCCTAACTGCACTACGGGTGGCGCGTGCGGTCAGCTTAGCCAAATTACGATAGAAGGCCTCGTCACTGATCTAACCACTCAATTTTCTGAATACGACGCGCATGGACGAGTGCAAAAGATCGTCGATCCGAATGGTCTTGAAATGACGTTTGTATACAACTCGAGAGGATGGTTGAGATCGGTTACCCGACGGTTTGCCGACGAATCACACATGACATCCTTCAGTTATTATCCGGATGGCTTGTTACGCACCGCTACCACGCCAACAAACGAAGTGTTGACGTACTTTTATGATACCGCCAAATATCTTAAGGAAGTGCATGACCTGTCCGGGGGTCGCATGGTGTACGACTACGATGACAAGGGCAATCAGATTGAAGGTTATTACTACAATGGAGATACGCTGACCTTCCAACTCGACATGAACTACGATCCCGCGAACTATCTTGACTACGTAGTTGCTGCGCAAAACTCTGCGGAACCAAGCGTCATTGATTTTGAAATTGATGCCGTGGGGAATCCCAAAAAGCACTGGGACCCTAATCGTATGGTTAGCGTTAACAACCCGGTTGAAACGAATATTGAGACCAACTACACACCTGATCCACTGCGTCGAGTAACGACTGATGACAGTCCAGTTGATAGTGCAGTTAATCGAGCACTTGAATCCTATGAGTACGACTCACAGAACAATGTTACGGCGATTGTTGCTGCTAACGGCGCTCGCACCGAGTTCTTTTATGATGACTTAGGGAACTTATTACGTGAGGTCAGCCCGGACCGTGGGACCATAGACTATCAATATGACAACGCCGGGAACGTCGTTCTCATGACCGATGCGCGAGGCACCGTTTCGAGCTACGAATATGACGCGCTCAGTCGATTGACACGTATCAGTTACCCGGATTCTACGCTCGACGTAGTGATGGAATATGACGAGTACGATCCGGGCAACGGGCAGTACGGGCGGGGCGAACTCACGAAAATGACCGACAGCGGCGGTGAGAACCACTATCGTTACGACCCGTTTGGTCGCATGGTCGAGCACACAAGAGTGATCCCCGATCCGGGCGGCGTGCCGACAAGCCAGACGTTCACGATCACTTATGAGTACGACGATGACGACCGGCTCATCAAAGTTGTTTATCCATCCGGACGAACAATCAACTATGAGCGCAACGATGCGTTGGGCCGGGTTAGCGCCGTGACAACCTCGTTGCCGGGTGAGGCGGCACAGACGGTCGTGAGCGGTTTACAGTACAAGCCCTTCGGACCACTTGAGCAGATCGTGTATGGAAACGGTATGCGACTTGAATCGCAAATTGATCTGCAATATCGACTGACGAATCAAGTGTTATACGACACGGCGGACAATGTTATTGATCACCGCATTTATCAGCGGGACCGCGCCGGTCTGGTCGACGCGATATTGGATGGTCAGTCAAACACGCTGAGCCAGGATTTCGGTTACGACTTTCTTTTCCGTCTGGATACGGCATCCGGTAAATACTTGGATCCGGCAGGCGCCAATACAGACCTATTCAGCTTCAACTATGACAAAAACGGTAATCGTACCGAGTTTGATCGAGCCGGCAATGTCGAAACCATCACCATCGAGCCTGACACGAATCGTCTGGATCAAATTAGCGGTGCGCGCTCGGTTTCGTTTGATCTGGATGCCGCAGGAAATACGACGTCAGCGGGAGTCCGTCGCTACTACTATAACGACGCAGGACGCCTGCAACGTTCAGCACAGTATGATGACGTCAATGATACCGAAGAGACGATCGCAACCTATTTGTACAATGGATTGGGTGAGCGAGTTGAGAAGCACGTCATCAACGGGTCTACAACACGATACCTCTATGGGGCGGATGGACAGTTACTGGCTGAAGCAGACAGCGGTGGCGCCCTTTTAGTCGAGTATATTTGGTTGGAGGGAGTACCGATTGCGGTAGTTGGTGTTGATTCAGATGGAGATGGTTTATTAGATACGGAGGACAACTGCACCCTTTTCGCTAATGGACCAGATCAAACAGACGCGGGCGGCAACATTCAACTTGATTCTGATCAGGATGGGTTTGGCAACGGGTGTGATGCCGATTTTAATAATGATCAAATAGTGAATGTGGTCGATCTTGGCATGTTGCGCAAGCACTTTTTAGAACCGGTCACCGATGGGTCCGGTAATGCACAGTTCGATTTGAATGGAGATGGCGTTATAAACGTCCAAGACTTGGGGCTTCTTAGGGCGAACTTTTTTTCGGCGCCTGGACCGGCGGGCTCGGGCACTGTCGGCGCCGCGAACGGAATGTTGTTTGTTCAATACGACCATCTTGGTACGCCTCGGGCGCTTTGGAGCGAAGCGGGCGAGGAAGTGTGGAGCGCTGAACTGCTCCCATTTGGCGGTGGGGTGATCGCGCCCAACAGTAGCGGCAACGTCAACACCGATCCAGACGGTGATGCTATCGCGACCGTATTTAATCTACGCTTCCCTGGCCAATATTTTGATATCGAAACGGGTCTCCACTACAACTACCAACGCACTTACGATCCCTCAACTGGTCGGTATCTGGAGAGCGATCCGATTGGCCTACTTGGTGGCATAAACACTTACGACTATGCCCGGCAGAGTCCGCTGAACATGGTTGATCCTAGAGGAGAGAGCCCTCTTGCTGTTCTGGGTGCCTTGGTGGGTGGTGTAACCAGTGCCATTAGTGCTGCCAAAAACCCTTGCGCGACGGGGTTACATATTCTTGGAGCAGCCGCCTCAGGTGCATTGATGGGCGCGCTTACCGCAGGCTTACCGTTAGCCCCACTCAAAGCCGTGCGTTACTCGCTCAAACCCAATATCGTATTGCGAAACCCAAGGGGTATCGTGTCGCTCAGGGACGCGGCGGGAAGCGGTGCTCTATCGGGGATTGGCAACAGCGTAGTGAGCACAGCTGCTGCTAGTATAGCCGGTGGTCCCTCGAATAACAGCGGTCCTTATCAAGTCGCCGCGAATGGAGTGTATGGAGCGGGTGTAGGTGCAGTTGCGCACACCGTGGGCAGAGCGGGTGCGAGCAACTATATGCGCTATTTAAAAAAGGCGCTTCCCTGGGGCCTTTACCGCGTCAATATTTTGGAGGAGGCTTTGAAGAACCGGAGCCGAAAGGCGGGTCTGGTGGCCATGGGATTAGCGCTCGCGGGATCGATCGGTATCGAACAAGCGGCGGAACGCACCTTTGAAACGAACCAAAAGGAATGCTCGTGTAACTAAGGGCTACTAAGCCAGGTGTTTCACTGATCGCGATCGACTACTTTTGAACC carries:
- a CDS encoding histone deacetylase family protein, which codes for MTTAFITHPLFSQHDGHAGHPECSARLDAIVRALEQRELMSTLVQYDAPRAPVEQVLRAHTAQLLDELERTSPTSGIAHIDADTFMNSFSLEAAWHAAGAVLLATELVATRRVHNAFCAVRPPGHHAERHRAMGFCLINSVAVGAYAALEDHGYERVAVVDFDVHHGNGTENILAGDDRILFCSTFQHPFYPYDGADTKVDNIVNTPLPAGTSSAEFRAAIERDWLPALIEFHPDILFISAGFDAHSEDPLAQFDLKDEDYTWVTDQLLTVADRCCGGRIVSSLEGGYALGALSRCAALHISRLLTNVAKAH
- a CDS encoding kelch repeat-containing protein, with the protein product MDRRHSLKLLAGLPFVSSLANAKQHSTWSRGADMPFAVQEIYPAKHKGELLVAGGIGKRAGIPFFPDDVLAYCPSTDTWRTHSTLPEARHHGALMSFDSRLFLFGGFNGGLTHIWRMRASVLEHTEEGWQPVIDMPAMQAEGVAATSPDQRIHVVTGQSPRGTKNTKRAHHKEIRAHWSWHPSETTWRSHAPIPTPRNSATGGWVGDTLIVTGGRTAAGNLDTTECYNLTEDTWHSARPLPLPQAGTASVVVDDGLIVFGGEIFTPSAGVFKEVWHYSLKRDAWTALPPLPEPRHGLGAVRFGANAYVVGGARKPGGSGTSRAVEIFDLSAYLS
- a CDS encoding M12 family metallopeptidase; amino-acid sequence: MNKFSMLIAGACLCVLLGSGPSTIAGDCHENCRDFSNKTVEVRLGDQYVTVEIINGQAIYQGDIVLGKITESKEGHHIEEFQGRSIGITGEQYRWPDGVVSYEIDPSITTTQLSAITMAINHWIDRTDAVFNETTTGDRIVFRQQSTGVCSSSVGRRGGVQYITLDPLCGFGAIVHEIGHAIGLWHEQSREDRDQYVQINFENITPGREHNFDIHVVDGDDIGDYDYDSIMHYGAFAFSENGLPTIEVLQTLPPGVSIGQLDELSDGDIEGGRLLLGTGGDLDGDGIYDLSDNCLLVSNSDQRDTDGDGYGNICDPDFNNDLIVNAVDLGFLRLKFFTSDANADLNGDGIVNVTDLGLLRAMYFEPPGPSYVGNITPQIPTLTAITDGLVGAVFVDADGDYFVEWSNVNGAYSYTLTRTRLTPPNIGELVEYTLSGNSLHEQGVTQGDYHYKVKACTLGGLCSEFSLPIEVAVELEIID
- a CDS encoding RHS repeat-associated core domain-containing protein → MSNFKCVHVFLLKLFTVFFGLAHSVSFGDTLEVAPIPNAPTSGEFSTSLTVTDPCAEVSQGQYVVLPNQTWYKSDACDDPAVPNSVNGLPWLGNGVCQDEPEVCQDGEIGRPATFRSSHACPRGYFLTAGACRLGNGPADDKNAGPKACVGNPINVATGNKYQKQVDYAQSSLGLMLSRYYNSEDTTPPYLPTNPDRQTFQFGNWRSNFDKYIDAPISPPTSGGNDPIVSVRAVRNDGNAYSFNQVGAQWISDGDVDLRLESVSDGWQLTTTQGTTELYDESGRLVGMRSIDGTQASIVYLNDGFLIDSVEGPFGHSIRFNYNSDNQVEFATLPDGDQIEFAYTNGLLTGVIYPADEYPNQRTLTYLYNEPLFTGFNDLPGALTGIVDESGTRYATYTYQEDGKCTGSQHGLGEDLNNVVRIEYGNSSVFVRDSANALMSTIDYDIPSDDGVLRIIGSIGAGCPSCGSSASLGYNDDGYVNESVDRVNVRTAFTKNDRGLVETVTEASNTPAERDSQFDWHPIYSLPVEMRTESVLSLPGQWRRETMQYNPSGWLLSYGVTGFAPDLENSGGDPLPVSRLATLHYCGDGTQLANSLCPVTTPDGSDYENLTGQLNVIDGPRPDSDANDRVRFAYHPNCTTGGACGQLSQITIEGLVTDLTTQFSEYDAHGRVQKIVDPNGLEMTFVYNSRGWLRSVTRRFADESHMTSFSYYPDGLLRTATTPTNEVLTYFYDTAKYLKEVHDLSGGRMVYDYDDKGNQIEGYYYNGDTLTFQLDMNYDPANYLDYVVAAQNSAEPSVIDFEIDAVGNPKKHWDPNRMVSVNNPVETNIETNYTPDPLRRVTTDDSPVDSAVNRALESYEYDSQNNVTAIVAANGARTEFFYDDLGNLLREVSPDRGTIDYQYDNAGNVVLMTDARGTVSSYEYDALSRLTRISYPDSTLDVVMEYDEYDPGNGQYGRGELTKMTDSGGENHYRYDPFGRMVEHTRVIPDPGGVPTSQTFTITYEYDDDDRLIKVVYPSGRTINYERNDALGRVSAVTTSLPGEAAQTVVSGLQYKPFGPLEQIVYGNGMRLESQIDLQYRLTNQVLYDTADNVIDHRIYQRDRAGLVDAILDGQSNTLSQDFGYDFLFRLDTASGKYLDPAGANTDLFSFNYDKNGNRTEFDRAGNVETITIEPDTNRLDQISGARSVSFDLDAAGNTTSAGVRRYYYNDAGRLQRSAQYDDVNDTEETIATYLYNGLGERVEKHVINGSTTRYLYGADGQLLAEADSGGALLVEYIWLEGVPIAVVGVDSDGDGLLDTEDNCTLFANGPDQTDAGGNIQLDSDQDGFGNGCDADFNNDQIVNVVDLGMLRKHFLEPVTDGSGNAQFDLNGDGVINVQDLGLLRANFFSAPGPAGSGTVGAANGMLFVQYDHLGTPRALWSEAGEEVWSAELLPFGGGVIAPNSSGNVNTDPDGDAIATVFNLRFPGQYFDIETGLHYNYQRTYDPSTGRYLESDPIGLLGGINTYDYARQSPLNMVDPRGESPLAVLGALVGGVTSAISAAKNPCATGLHILGAAASGALMGALTAGLPLAPLKAVRYSLKPNIVLRNPRGIVSLRDAAGSGALSGIGNSVVSTAAASIAGGPSNNSGPYQVAANGVYGAGVGAVAHTVGRAGASNYMRYLKKALPWGLYRVNILEEALKNRSRKAGLVAMGLALAGSIGIEQAAERTFETNQKECSCN